Proteins encoded by one window of Haliotis asinina isolate JCU_RB_2024 chromosome 6, JCU_Hal_asi_v2, whole genome shotgun sequence:
- the LOC137287605 gene encoding uncharacterized protein: MSGLIWRYINVASLIAVSADAACSIKSTVIDLCDTNVFGGNNFFIDSARMAEGHHQCSCTLSTNEPNSIQMVEVTTTTSCRSYWYNATVSFGQDLDTFTHEYQNGSCVFPRVWGHVTYSSIPWSISITRRGDGPPRGGEGDPGVCMHVFSGDKTAFFVNCGNTSDATTSTVVETSSTTTTPTSTDLASTSTTATSTSIVSLSAATESMLTPTSSTSDAVISTSTATTSTSTAATLTSTATSPSAAATTTSAAATTTSTVTTSTSTATTSTLSSVTTSAAKTTTVTTSTSTATTSTSAAVTLTSTATSPTNTATSSHINGSDSVYTAPNTWTTAAPSTSSASTPTTLTRPASHEDVDNTLDSIAIGASLFGFILLILLVTLCIYIGCRRCKTYKKDEENMMYVTDNIYGHFNISRFSDPYQTTHRKCSMTTVISISDFETSGDDSRQ; the protein is encoded by the exons ATGTCAGGTCTCATCTGGCGCTATATCAATGTTGCGTCCCTAATAG CTGTATCAGCAGACGCAGCATGTTCCATTAAGTCGACAG TTATTGACCTGTGTGACACAAACGTCTTTGGTGGGAACAACTTCTTCATCGACTCCGCCAGAATGGCTGAGGGTCATCACCAGTGCAGCTGCACCTTGTCGACGAATGAACCCAACAGTATACAGATGGTTGAGGTGACCACAACCACTTCCTGCAGGTCTTACTGGTATAACGCTACAGTCTCCTTTGGTCAGGATTTGGACACGTTTACTCACGAATACCAAAACGGGTCGTGTGTCTTTCCTCGTGTGTGGGGTCATGTGACATATAGCTCCATTCCATGGTCCATCTCCATCACAAGGCGGGGGGACGGGCCGCCTCGGGGAGGGGAGGGAGACCCGGGTGTCTGTATGCACGTTTTCAGCGGCGATAAAACCG CTTTCTTCGTCAATTGTGGGAACACTTCTGATGCAACTACTTCTACGGTAGTAGAGACGTCGTCAACTACAACAACACCCACATCCACTGATCTAGCGTCAACATCAACTACAGCAACGTCCACATCAATTGTTTCACTATCAGCCGCTACAGAATCCATGTTAACTCCTACATCATCAACGTCAGATGCTGTAATATCAACGTCAACTGCTACAACATCAACGTCAACTGCTGCAACATTAACGTCAACTGCTACATCACCGTCAGCTGCTGCAACAACAACGTCAGCTGCTGCAACAACAACGTCAACTGTTACAACATCAACGTCAACTGCTACAACATCAACGTTATCTTCTGTAACAACGTCAGCTGCTAAAACAACAACTGTTACAACATCAACGTCAACTGCTACAACATCAACGTCAGCTGCTGtgacattaacatcaactgcaACATCTCCTACAAATACTGCAACGTCCAGCCATATTAACG GCAGCGACTCAGTATACACTGCTCCGAACACATGGACAACAGCAGCTCCATCGACGTCATCCGCATCCACACCAACAACCCTGACTAGACCAGCATCACATGAAGACGTGGACAACACATTGG ACAGTATTGCGATTGGTGCATCTCTATTTGGCTTTATTCTGTTAATCCTGCTGGTAACTCTATGTATATACATCG GCTGCAGGAGATGTAAGACCTACAAGAAGGACGAGGAGAACATGATGTACGTTACAGACAATATATATGGACACTTCAACATTTCCCGTTTCTCGGACCCTTATCAGACTACACACCGAAAATGCAGTATGACAACTGTTATCTCTATATCCGACTTCGAAACATCCGGAGATGACAGTAGGCAATAG